A window of the Brumimicrobium sp. genome harbors these coding sequences:
- a CDS encoding C25 family cysteine peptidase, giving the protein MIRKLFLLIILSVSTTGFGQIFGNEWVNYSQQYYKFPIVQDGIYRIYYNDLVMAGFPINAVFSYQIQIFGKQREVPLNIEDNGDNKLNPGEYIEFFAQRNDGWLDSLLYNQPTDIGNPAYSLYSDTLYYFITWTNGPTKRIVKETDSNYSIYTAANFILQKVDVNYNSEYFGGYSQSAAYASSFSPGEGWGGPNYNGASGFSLTIPLATPEIYTGTGSVNTVFHAKSNANSNAAFTGVGNHHIRWEIGSSNFQLYDEIFVGFRQTVVNTTFPTTSLNNGNTNLYFKIIGDQAAATDYQSVSYVSLKYPRKTIINGTYLDWEVINSPLQAKVRLDITNTGFNQPIAIVMKGGITRMIPLVNNGGIWQGLIPNSSNGANQRLIIQNATTIAHINNITPVNGTGYFHNYTVDNVEGAYIILYNKAMQNSVNQYKSYRTSVNGGSHNVLLVEMNDAWMQYGGGVPKHVLGSKRALHHIYFLAGKKPEALFIAGKGVTESSDPNTASGNTPRKNSIYSKLNLVPSYGNPSSDLGLTSGWDNASIFAPLIPTGRVAAQNDSELTIYLNKVQVFEAAQNQNGVYNKPLKDWQKQVIHFGGGGNTQEQNILKSYLNGMKNTIEGNYFGGNVTSFFKQTTEPFNPLQTSQVNQLLENGVSLINFFGHAVADGFDQNIDEPSAWGNTGKYPFVIGNGCYSGDIFTAGNTSNSERMVMIEDLGAIGFISSSKLGFASYLNLYTSELYKQISTTNYGGTIGEQVMKTAQIMESQFNSFIVEMTAQQMVLHADPGIHINWHKKPEIDLTVEDISFSPNQISLTTDSIAIQVVLTNLGKSITDTFNLTIQRHFPQSSIDSIYNLSVNGLDYKDTIIFKMPLQVNIGGGMNVFSVKADIPSFVPEQYDEYGNNQTSANLFVNIDGILPVWPADYAVVPKDSVVVKASTINPIAPFRTYRFEIDTTDLYNSPFKKYATISGLGGVKEVFPNEWKSALNGANSPLLCTDSTVYYWRVAVDSSVLNWNEHTFQYIPHKRGWGQSHFFQYKNNSFNSVKYDRPTRKRYFNSQDVEITAKVYDNSSSTFEYSNTLWQLNGQNVEYGICTTTPSFHVGVVSPVANEPWGTAFNGLNSTHQFGNVNDGSACRNRVEYFFIFRQNDLSQIQAFENMIENEIPDGYYVVIYTSMYAMYSTWQSLYPNLFNLFSNIGAVGISPTSPERAFILIYKKGDPSSAQIIHAQTPKELIQLSSNFTGSLSLGVETSTIIGPSTNWKTVYWKQTPEEIPTDDQTRLLIRGLDINQNVGIVIDTLFSSNDSLQDLNDLIPAQDYPFLQLQAIYEDTTTFTPAQINRWHVLYDDVPEAAIDGTNGYVLLPKSIDSLMEGVDMSFGIDIKNISDLPMDSLLVHYWINDQYQTKHLISYPRQDSLRVSQTLRDTIHFSTVGMAGNNVLWMEVNPYTKGVNNEYKDQPELAHFNNLLQLPFSLGHDDINPILDVTFDGEHILNGDIVSPKAEIVITLKDENPFLVMTEDADTANFGIYLTDPSGIQKRIPFISTTKGPILEWVPATNSNLRFKIFYTGDFKKDGVYELMVQGVDKAGNLSGNIEYRVRFEVILRSTITHLMNYPNPFSTKTQFVFTLTGSEVPDDMMIRIITVTGRVVREIAMDELGPIKIGRNITQYAWDGRDEFGDQLANGVYLYHVVTRLNGEDIEHRSSGADQYFKKNWGKMYLMR; this is encoded by the coding sequence ATGATTCGTAAACTATTCTTACTGATTATACTGTCTGTTTCAACTACTGGATTTGGACAGATATTTGGTAATGAATGGGTTAATTATTCGCAACAATATTATAAATTCCCTATTGTTCAAGATGGAATTTATCGTATTTATTACAATGATTTGGTGATGGCTGGCTTTCCAATAAATGCTGTTTTTTCCTACCAAATTCAGATTTTTGGAAAACAGCGGGAAGTTCCTTTGAATATCGAAGATAATGGGGATAATAAGTTAAATCCAGGTGAATATATCGAATTTTTTGCGCAACGAAACGACGGTTGGTTGGATTCTTTACTCTATAATCAACCCACTGATATTGGAAATCCTGCTTATTCACTCTATAGTGATACTTTGTATTATTTTATTACATGGACAAATGGTCCAACTAAACGTATAGTAAAAGAGACAGATAGTAATTATTCCATTTATACTGCTGCAAATTTTATTCTTCAAAAAGTAGATGTTAACTATAATTCTGAATATTTTGGAGGCTATTCTCAGTCCGCAGCGTATGCTTCTTCTTTTTCTCCTGGAGAAGGTTGGGGAGGTCCAAATTACAATGGTGCTTCAGGGTTTAGTTTAACCATTCCTCTGGCTACTCCTGAAATTTATACAGGAACAGGTTCAGTAAACACAGTTTTTCATGCAAAATCCAATGCCAATTCTAATGCAGCTTTTACTGGCGTAGGAAACCACCATATCAGATGGGAGATTGGAAGCTCAAACTTCCAGTTATATGATGAAATTTTTGTTGGATTTAGGCAAACTGTAGTAAATACAACCTTCCCGACAACATCATTAAATAATGGAAATACAAATTTATATTTTAAAATCATTGGAGATCAAGCAGCTGCGACAGATTATCAATCTGTTAGTTATGTTTCTTTAAAATACCCTCGAAAAACAATAATTAACGGCACTTACTTAGATTGGGAAGTAATAAATTCCCCTCTCCAAGCAAAGGTGAGGTTGGATATTACGAATACTGGCTTTAATCAACCTATAGCGATAGTGATGAAAGGAGGAATTACGCGTATGATTCCTTTGGTGAATAATGGCGGTATATGGCAAGGACTTATTCCTAACTCCAGCAATGGAGCAAATCAACGTTTAATCATACAAAATGCGACTACTATTGCTCATATTAATAATATTACTCCTGTTAATGGGACTGGATATTTTCATAATTATACTGTGGACAATGTAGAAGGAGCTTATATCATTTTGTACAATAAAGCTATGCAAAATTCTGTAAATCAATACAAGAGTTATAGAACTTCTGTAAATGGAGGAAGTCATAATGTGTTATTGGTAGAAATGAATGATGCATGGATGCAGTATGGCGGGGGAGTGCCTAAACATGTACTAGGTAGCAAGAGAGCCTTACACCACATTTATTTTTTAGCAGGAAAAAAACCAGAAGCTTTATTTATTGCTGGTAAAGGAGTTACAGAATCTAGTGATCCAAATACCGCTTCCGGGAATACACCACGAAAAAATTCAATTTACAGTAAACTAAACCTTGTGCCAAGCTATGGCAATCCTTCTAGTGATTTGGGTCTGACCTCAGGTTGGGATAATGCAAGCATCTTTGCTCCTTTGATTCCAACAGGGAGAGTAGCTGCGCAAAATGACAGTGAATTGACTATTTATCTTAATAAAGTACAAGTATTTGAAGCGGCACAAAATCAAAATGGAGTATATAACAAACCGCTGAAAGATTGGCAAAAACAAGTCATTCATTTTGGTGGAGGAGGAAATACACAGGAGCAAAACATCTTAAAGTCCTATCTAAATGGTATGAAAAATACTATTGAAGGAAACTATTTCGGAGGAAATGTCACCTCTTTCTTTAAACAAACAACGGAACCTTTTAATCCGTTACAGACTTCTCAAGTTAATCAACTTCTTGAAAATGGTGTTTCATTAATCAATTTCTTTGGACATGCTGTAGCTGATGGATTTGATCAAAATATAGATGAGCCATCAGCATGGGGGAATACAGGGAAATATCCTTTTGTTATAGGTAACGGATGTTATTCGGGAGATATTTTTACAGCAGGTAATACCTCCAATTCTGAACGTATGGTTATGATTGAAGATTTAGGAGCTATTGGTTTTATTTCTTCTTCTAAATTAGGTTTTGCCTCATATTTGAATTTATACACCTCTGAATTATACAAGCAAATCAGTACAACAAATTATGGAGGAACTATTGGAGAGCAGGTAATGAAAACCGCTCAAATTATGGAAAGTCAGTTTAATAGTTTCATAGTCGAGATGACCGCGCAGCAAATGGTCTTACATGCAGATCCAGGAATACATATCAATTGGCATAAGAAACCCGAAATAGACTTGACCGTTGAAGATATCTCTTTTTCACCTAATCAGATTTCATTGACAACTGATTCCATCGCAATTCAGGTGGTTTTAACGAATTTAGGTAAAAGTATAACTGATACTTTTAACCTTACTATTCAGCGACATTTCCCTCAATCCTCGATTGATTCTATTTATAATTTATCCGTAAATGGATTGGACTATAAAGACACCATTATTTTTAAAATGCCTTTGCAAGTCAATATTGGGGGAGGTATGAATGTTTTTTCTGTAAAGGCAGATATCCCTTCTTTTGTGCCAGAACAATACGATGAATATGGAAATAATCAAACCTCAGCTAATTTATTTGTGAATATTGATGGAATTCTTCCTGTATGGCCTGCTGATTATGCTGTTGTACCTAAAGATTCAGTTGTAGTTAAAGCCTCTACAATTAATCCTATTGCTCCATTTAGAACCTATCGTTTTGAAATTGATACAACTGATTTATATAACAGTCCATTTAAAAAATATGCAACCATTAGCGGTCTGGGTGGCGTTAAAGAAGTCTTTCCTAACGAATGGAAAAGTGCTTTAAATGGAGCTAACTCTCCATTATTATGTACAGATAGTACGGTGTATTATTGGCGTGTTGCTGTGGATTCTAGTGTGTTGAATTGGAATGAGCATACTTTCCAGTATATTCCACATAAACGTGGTTGGGGTCAGTCTCATTTCTTTCAATATAAAAACAACAGTTTTAACAGTGTCAAATACGATAGACCAACTCGTAAACGCTATTTTAATAGTCAAGATGTAGAAATCACGGCTAAAGTGTATGATAATTCTTCTTCAACATTTGAATATAGTAATACCCTCTGGCAGTTAAATGGACAAAATGTTGAATATGGTATATGTACAACTACGCCATCTTTTCATGTAGGCGTAGTGAGCCCTGTTGCGAATGAACCTTGGGGAACCGCTTTTAATGGTCTCAATTCAACTCATCAATTTGGAAATGTAAACGACGGAAGCGCATGTAGAAATAGAGTGGAGTATTTTTTCATTTTTAGACAAAATGATTTATCGCAAATACAAGCTTTTGAAAACATGATAGAAAACGAAATTCCGGATGGATATTATGTGGTTATATATACATCAATGTATGCTATGTATAGTACATGGCAATCTCTTTATCCAAATTTATTTAATTTGTTTTCTAATATTGGAGCGGTGGGGATATCGCCTACAAGTCCTGAAAGAGCTTTTATTCTAATTTATAAAAAGGGAGATCCTTCTTCTGCACAAATCATTCATGCACAGACTCCAAAAGAATTGATACAGTTGAGTAGTAATTTCACCGGCTCTTTGAGTTTAGGAGTAGAAACATCCACGATCATTGGACCATCTACTAATTGGAAAACGGTTTACTGGAAGCAAACTCCAGAAGAAATCCCAACGGATGATCAAACGCGTTTATTAATCAGAGGATTAGATATCAATCAGAATGTTGGAATTGTCATTGATACACTGTTCTCATCGAACGATTCCCTCCAAGATTTGAATGACTTAATTCCTGCTCAAGATTATCCATTCTTGCAATTACAAGCTATTTATGAAGATACTACAACTTTTACACCTGCACAAATTAATCGTTGGCATGTATTGTATGATGATGTGCCTGAAGCTGCTATCGATGGTACAAATGGATATGTTTTACTTCCGAAAAGCATTGATTCCTTGATGGAAGGAGTGGATATGTCTTTTGGCATAGATATTAAAAATATTAGTGATTTGCCGATGGATTCCTTACTTGTTCATTATTGGATTAATGATCAATACCAAACGAAACACTTAATTTCATATCCACGTCAGGACTCTTTAAGAGTCAGTCAAACCCTACGAGATACCATTCATTTCTCAACCGTTGGAATGGCTGGAAACAATGTACTATGGATGGAGGTAAATCCGTACACGAAAGGAGTTAATAATGAATATAAAGATCAACCTGAGTTGGCACATTTCAATAATCTACTGCAGCTTCCTTTTTCGTTGGGACATGATGATATCAATCCTATCCTTGATGTAACATTTGATGGGGAGCATATTTTGAATGGGGATATTGTCAGTCCAAAAGCAGAAATTGTGATTACCCTCAAAGATGAAAATCCATTCTTGGTCATGACTGAAGATGCAGATACAGCCAATTTTGGTATTTACTTAACTGATCCTAGTGGAATTCAAAAAAGGATTCCTTTTATATCAACCACCAAAGGTCCTATCCTAGAATGGGTTCCAGCTACAAACTCAAATCTTAGATTTAAGATATTCTATACGGGTGACTTTAAAAAGGATGGAGTTTACGAGTTGATGGTGCAGGGAGTAGATAAAGCTGGGAATTTATCTGGTAACATAGAATATCGTGTTCGTTTTGAGGTTATTCTACGATCCACGATTACTCATTTAATGAATTATCCCAACCCATTTTCTACGAAAACTCAGTTCGTGTTTACCTTGACAGGTTCTGAAGTTCCAGATGACATGATGATTCGTATCATAACTGTAACAGGGAGAGTAGTTCGAGAAATCGCCATGGATGAATTAGGCCCCATCAAAATAGGAAGGAACATTACTCAATACGCCTGGGATGGAAGGGACGAATTTGGAGATCAATTAGCTAATGGTGTTTACCTTTACCACGTTGTCACACGTTTAAATGGAGAAGACATCGAACACCGTTCTTCAGGCGCCGATCAATACTTCAAGAAGAATTGGGGTAAGATGTATTTGATGAGGTAA